One Engystomops pustulosus chromosome 7, aEngPut4.maternal, whole genome shotgun sequence DNA window includes the following coding sequences:
- the CYP2R1 gene encoding vitamin D 25-hydroxylase isoform X1 — protein MSADVWRPPLWGLVAGGSAALLLVLLLRLAVRRRRPPGLPPGPPGLPLIGNILALARDPHIYMRSQSKSHGEIFSLDLGGISAVVLNGYDAVKECLVRQSDVFSDRPALPLFMKLTKMGGLLNARYGRCWTEHRKLAVGCFRTFGYGERSFEGRIWEESSFFLDAVDTYKGKAFDPRHLTTIAVSNISNLILFGERFRYDDAEFLQMMEMFSQNIELAASAGVFLYNAFPLLGLLPCGGHQRLFRNAARVYTFLSQIIQRFSENRKPHSPRHFIDAYLDEMERSPPDPETTYSTDNLIYSVGELIIAGTETTTNALRWAVLYMALYPNIQAQVQKEVDLVVGQNRIPTLEERSSMPYTEAVLHEVLRFCNIAPLGIFHATSRDTVVRGYSIPEGTTIITNLYSVHFDEKYWKDPDIFYPERFLDSSGQFTKKEAFVPFSLGRRHCLGEQLARMELFLFFTALLQRFHLHFPNGFIPNLKPKLGMTLQPHPYLICAERR, from the exons ATGTCGGCGGATGTGTGGCGGCCTCCGCTGTGGGGTCTGGTGGCCGGGGGCTCGGCCGCGCtgctcctcgtcctcctcctcagGCTGGCGGTGAGGCGGCGCAGACCCCCCGGCCTCCCCCCCGGACCCCCCGGGCTCCCGCTCATAGGAAACATCCTGGCGCTGGCCCGAGACCCGCACATCTACATGAGGAGCCAGAGCAAGAGCCACGGGGAG aTCTTCAGCCTGGACCTGGGGGGGATCTCGGCGGTGGTGCTGAATGGTTATGACGCGGTGAAGGAATGTCTGGTGCGACAGAGCGACGTCTTCTCCGACCGCCCGGCGCTGCCGCTCTTCATGAAGCTGACGAAGATGGGAG GTCTTCTGAACGCCAGGTACGGCCGCTGCTGGACGGAGCACCGGAAGTTGGCGGTCGGCTGTTTCCGGACGTTCGGATACGGGGAGAGGTCGTTTGAGGGTCGGATCTGGGAGGAGTCGTCCTTCTTCCTGGACGCGGTGGACACGTATAAGGGGAAGGCCTTTGACCCCCGGCACCTGACCACCATCGCCGTCTCCAACATCTCCAACCTCATCCTGTTTGGCGAACGCTTCCGCTACGACGACGCCGAGTTCCTGCAGATGATGGAGATGTTCAGCCAGAACATCGAGCTGGCGGCCAGCGCCGGGGTCTTCCTGTACAACGCCTTCCCGCTCCTGGGGCTCCTGCCCTGCGGGGGGCACCAGCGCCTCTTCCGGAACGCCGCCCGCGTCTACACCTTCCTGTCACAGATCATCCAAAGGTTCTCCGAAAACCGCAAACCCCACTCACCGCGACACTTCATCGACGCCTACCTGGACGAGATGGAGCGCAGCCCCCCGGACCCCGAGACCACCTACTCCACCGACAACCTCATCTACTCGGTGGGGGAACTCATCATCGCCGGAACCGAGACCACCACCAACGCCCTGAGGTGGGCCGTCCTCTACATGGCCCTGTACCCCAATATACAAG CTCAGGTTCAGAAGGAAGTGGACCTTGTGGTGGGACAGAACCGAATCCCGACTTTGGAGGAGCGCTCCAGCATGCCGTACACGGAGGCCGTCCTGCACGAGGTCCTGCGCTTCTGTAACATCGCCCCCTTGGGGATATTCCACGCCACTTCCAGGGACACGGTGGTGCGCGGATATTCCATCCCAGAGGGCACCACAATCATCACCAACCTCTACTCCGTCCACTTCGATGAGAAATACTGGAAGGACCCCGACATCTTCTATCCCGAGCGATTCCTGGACAGCAGCGGCCAGTTCACCAAGAAGGAGGCCTTCGTGCCATTCTCACTGG GGAGAAGACACTGTCTGGGGGAGCAGCTCGCCCGCATGGAGCTCTTCCTCTTCTTCACGGCTCTTCTCCAGCGCTTCCACCTCCATTTTCCTAATGGATTTATACCAAACCTGAAGCCAAAGCTGGGAATGACGCTGCAGCCGCACCCCTACCTCATCTGTGCCGAGAGACGCTGA
- the CYP2R1 gene encoding vitamin D 25-hydroxylase isoform X2 produces the protein MSADVWRPPLWGLVAGGSAALLLVLLLRLAIFSLDLGGISAVVLNGYDAVKECLVRQSDVFSDRPALPLFMKLTKMGGLLNARYGRCWTEHRKLAVGCFRTFGYGERSFEGRIWEESSFFLDAVDTYKGKAFDPRHLTTIAVSNISNLILFGERFRYDDAEFLQMMEMFSQNIELAASAGVFLYNAFPLLGLLPCGGHQRLFRNAARVYTFLSQIIQRFSENRKPHSPRHFIDAYLDEMERSPPDPETTYSTDNLIYSVGELIIAGTETTTNALRWAVLYMALYPNIQAQVQKEVDLVVGQNRIPTLEERSSMPYTEAVLHEVLRFCNIAPLGIFHATSRDTVVRGYSIPEGTTIITNLYSVHFDEKYWKDPDIFYPERFLDSSGQFTKKEAFVPFSLGRRHCLGEQLARMELFLFFTALLQRFHLHFPNGFIPNLKPKLGMTLQPHPYLICAERR, from the exons ATGTCGGCGGATGTGTGGCGGCCTCCGCTGTGGGGTCTGGTGGCCGGGGGCTCGGCCGCGCtgctcctcgtcctcctcctcagGCTGGCG aTCTTCAGCCTGGACCTGGGGGGGATCTCGGCGGTGGTGCTGAATGGTTATGACGCGGTGAAGGAATGTCTGGTGCGACAGAGCGACGTCTTCTCCGACCGCCCGGCGCTGCCGCTCTTCATGAAGCTGACGAAGATGGGAG GTCTTCTGAACGCCAGGTACGGCCGCTGCTGGACGGAGCACCGGAAGTTGGCGGTCGGCTGTTTCCGGACGTTCGGATACGGGGAGAGGTCGTTTGAGGGTCGGATCTGGGAGGAGTCGTCCTTCTTCCTGGACGCGGTGGACACGTATAAGGGGAAGGCCTTTGACCCCCGGCACCTGACCACCATCGCCGTCTCCAACATCTCCAACCTCATCCTGTTTGGCGAACGCTTCCGCTACGACGACGCCGAGTTCCTGCAGATGATGGAGATGTTCAGCCAGAACATCGAGCTGGCGGCCAGCGCCGGGGTCTTCCTGTACAACGCCTTCCCGCTCCTGGGGCTCCTGCCCTGCGGGGGGCACCAGCGCCTCTTCCGGAACGCCGCCCGCGTCTACACCTTCCTGTCACAGATCATCCAAAGGTTCTCCGAAAACCGCAAACCCCACTCACCGCGACACTTCATCGACGCCTACCTGGACGAGATGGAGCGCAGCCCCCCGGACCCCGAGACCACCTACTCCACCGACAACCTCATCTACTCGGTGGGGGAACTCATCATCGCCGGAACCGAGACCACCACCAACGCCCTGAGGTGGGCCGTCCTCTACATGGCCCTGTACCCCAATATACAAG CTCAGGTTCAGAAGGAAGTGGACCTTGTGGTGGGACAGAACCGAATCCCGACTTTGGAGGAGCGCTCCAGCATGCCGTACACGGAGGCCGTCCTGCACGAGGTCCTGCGCTTCTGTAACATCGCCCCCTTGGGGATATTCCACGCCACTTCCAGGGACACGGTGGTGCGCGGATATTCCATCCCAGAGGGCACCACAATCATCACCAACCTCTACTCCGTCCACTTCGATGAGAAATACTGGAAGGACCCCGACATCTTCTATCCCGAGCGATTCCTGGACAGCAGCGGCCAGTTCACCAAGAAGGAGGCCTTCGTGCCATTCTCACTGG GGAGAAGACACTGTCTGGGGGAGCAGCTCGCCCGCATGGAGCTCTTCCTCTTCTTCACGGCTCTTCTCCAGCGCTTCCACCTCCATTTTCCTAATGGATTTATACCAAACCTGAAGCCAAAGCTGGGAATGACGCTGCAGCCGCACCCCTACCTCATCTGTGCCGAGAGACGCTGA
- the CYP2R1 gene encoding vitamin D 25-hydroxylase isoform X3, whose translation MKLTKMGGLLNARYGRCWTEHRKLAVGCFRTFGYGERSFEGRIWEESSFFLDAVDTYKGKAFDPRHLTTIAVSNISNLILFGERFRYDDAEFLQMMEMFSQNIELAASAGVFLYNAFPLLGLLPCGGHQRLFRNAARVYTFLSQIIQRFSENRKPHSPRHFIDAYLDEMERSPPDPETTYSTDNLIYSVGELIIAGTETTTNALRWAVLYMALYPNIQAQVQKEVDLVVGQNRIPTLEERSSMPYTEAVLHEVLRFCNIAPLGIFHATSRDTVVRGYSIPEGTTIITNLYSVHFDEKYWKDPDIFYPERFLDSSGQFTKKEAFVPFSLGRRHCLGEQLARMELFLFFTALLQRFHLHFPNGFIPNLKPKLGMTLQPHPYLICAERR comes from the exons ATGAAGCTGACGAAGATGGGAG GTCTTCTGAACGCCAGGTACGGCCGCTGCTGGACGGAGCACCGGAAGTTGGCGGTCGGCTGTTTCCGGACGTTCGGATACGGGGAGAGGTCGTTTGAGGGTCGGATCTGGGAGGAGTCGTCCTTCTTCCTGGACGCGGTGGACACGTATAAGGGGAAGGCCTTTGACCCCCGGCACCTGACCACCATCGCCGTCTCCAACATCTCCAACCTCATCCTGTTTGGCGAACGCTTCCGCTACGACGACGCCGAGTTCCTGCAGATGATGGAGATGTTCAGCCAGAACATCGAGCTGGCGGCCAGCGCCGGGGTCTTCCTGTACAACGCCTTCCCGCTCCTGGGGCTCCTGCCCTGCGGGGGGCACCAGCGCCTCTTCCGGAACGCCGCCCGCGTCTACACCTTCCTGTCACAGATCATCCAAAGGTTCTCCGAAAACCGCAAACCCCACTCACCGCGACACTTCATCGACGCCTACCTGGACGAGATGGAGCGCAGCCCCCCGGACCCCGAGACCACCTACTCCACCGACAACCTCATCTACTCGGTGGGGGAACTCATCATCGCCGGAACCGAGACCACCACCAACGCCCTGAGGTGGGCCGTCCTCTACATGGCCCTGTACCCCAATATACAAG CTCAGGTTCAGAAGGAAGTGGACCTTGTGGTGGGACAGAACCGAATCCCGACTTTGGAGGAGCGCTCCAGCATGCCGTACACGGAGGCCGTCCTGCACGAGGTCCTGCGCTTCTGTAACATCGCCCCCTTGGGGATATTCCACGCCACTTCCAGGGACACGGTGGTGCGCGGATATTCCATCCCAGAGGGCACCACAATCATCACCAACCTCTACTCCGTCCACTTCGATGAGAAATACTGGAAGGACCCCGACATCTTCTATCCCGAGCGATTCCTGGACAGCAGCGGCCAGTTCACCAAGAAGGAGGCCTTCGTGCCATTCTCACTGG GGAGAAGACACTGTCTGGGGGAGCAGCTCGCCCGCATGGAGCTCTTCCTCTTCTTCACGGCTCTTCTCCAGCGCTTCCACCTCCATTTTCCTAATGGATTTATACCAAACCTGAAGCCAAAGCTGGGAATGACGCTGCAGCCGCACCCCTACCTCATCTGTGCCGAGAGACGCTGA